A stretch of the Pedobacter sp. MC2016-14 genome encodes the following:
- a CDS encoding pyrimidine/purine nucleoside phosphorylase, translating to MSELNSSVIEPVAHNTYFEGKVQSLGLATAAGKATVGVMKKGTYTFSTSSPEKMIVIAGQLHLKLADGSFKIYEEQGEFDVAANTSFEVMCDADVAYLCYYA from the coding sequence ATGAGTGAATTGAATAGTTCCGTAATTGAGCCTGTGGCTCACAACACTTATTTTGAAGGCAAAGTACAAAGCCTGGGTTTGGCTACTGCAGCTGGCAAAGCCACTGTTGGCGTGATGAAAAAGGGGACGTATACATTTTCAACCTCCTCTCCGGAAAAAATGATTGTGATTGCCGGTCAGCTTCATTTAAAATTAGCTGATGGGTCCTTTAAAATATATGAAGAGCAGGGTGAATTTGATGTGGCTGCAAATACTTCATTTGAAGTAATGTGCGACGCTGACGTGGCTTATCTGTGTTATTACGCCTAA
- a CDS encoding Dabb family protein produces MLAHHVLFWLKPDTTEDQKVAFRKSLESLEKIETVKQFHVGVPSIIERAVVDVTYTFSLVLFFEDLAGHDVYQVHELHKAFLEEFRGLFEKVTIYDSI; encoded by the coding sequence ATGTTAGCTCACCACGTATTGTTCTGGCTAAAACCAGACACCACAGAAGATCAGAAAGTTGCTTTTAGGAAAAGTCTTGAATCTCTTGAAAAAATAGAAACGGTTAAACAATTCCATGTCGGAGTGCCCTCAATAATTGAGCGTGCGGTGGTTGATGTGACCTATACTTTCTCTTTAGTGCTATTTTTTGAAGACCTTGCCGGACACGATGTTTATCAGGTTCATGAATTGCACAAGGCCTTTTTAGAAGAATTTAGAGGCTTGTTTGAAAAAGTAACCATTTACGATTCGATATAA
- a CDS encoding 2OG-Fe(II) oxygenase translates to MEKIFDTLIESFITNKIGIADDFLSAALSGHLKDNLIQLYQEQRLQKAGLGNDSLIVQDQLFRGDVIYWLDREHNNSFENEFFDLMDSFVSYLNRSCYTGITGYEFHYTMYEEGSFYKRHLDQFRNNDSRQFSMIMYLNADWQVIDGGELCIHQDGKAECIAPQSGKSVFFKSSELEHEVLMTHKARMSITGWLKI, encoded by the coding sequence TTGGAAAAAATATTCGATACGCTCATTGAGAGCTTTATAACCAATAAAATAGGTATAGCTGATGATTTTTTAAGTGCTGCACTGTCAGGACATTTAAAAGATAATTTGATACAACTTTATCAGGAGCAACGGCTGCAGAAAGCTGGTTTGGGTAATGATAGTTTGATTGTGCAGGATCAGTTATTTAGGGGCGATGTAATCTATTGGCTGGACCGTGAACATAACAATTCTTTTGAGAACGAATTTTTTGACCTGATGGATAGCTTTGTGAGCTATTTAAACCGCAGTTGCTACACTGGTATTACCGGGTATGAGTTCCATTATACCATGTATGAGGAAGGAAGCTTTTATAAAAGACATCTGGATCAGTTTCGGAATAATGACAGCCGGCAATTTTCAATGATTATGTATTTGAATGCAGATTGGCAGGTCATTGATGGAGGGGAATTGTGTATTCATCAGGATGGAAAAGCTGAGTGTATTGCTCCGCAAAGTGGCAAAAGTGTGTTTTTTAAAAGCAGTGAGCTGGAACATGAAGTGTTGATGACCCATAAGGCCAGAATGAGTATCACTGGCTGGCTTAAGATTTAA
- a CDS encoding DUF4350 domain-containing protein, producing the protein MNRANLKTLIVFFVLIAGTFTGLKAQTVTLDYYFNREVHDVNGKPVRWHYLWDEKEWSGFMIWGELFKKNGAKLDSLNTRPTLANLKGTSVYIIVDPDTRKESPAPNYIQEEDASQIAAWVKKGGVLVMMANDSVNVELPHFNILAGKFGMHFNSDLQLHVTDDAHFSDGAIDIVNNPVFKTSKRVFLKDVCSISTPANAEVILKSAKTGATIAATVKYGKGTVFAVGDPWLYNEYVNGRLPAEYENDKAASDLAIWLLQQTKNK; encoded by the coding sequence ATGAATAGAGCAAATTTAAAAACCCTTATCGTTTTCTTTGTGCTGATTGCAGGTACATTTACAGGGCTTAAAGCACAAACGGTAACATTAGATTATTATTTTAACCGTGAAGTGCACGATGTGAATGGTAAGCCAGTACGCTGGCATTACTTATGGGATGAAAAGGAGTGGTCTGGTTTTATGATTTGGGGAGAGTTATTTAAAAAGAACGGCGCGAAACTGGATTCCCTGAATACAAGGCCAACTCTGGCTAATCTTAAAGGTACTTCTGTTTATATTATTGTAGATCCGGACACCAGAAAAGAAAGCCCTGCGCCTAATTATATTCAGGAAGAAGATGCCTCGCAAATTGCTGCCTGGGTAAAAAAAGGCGGAGTACTGGTGATGATGGCTAATGACAGCGTAAACGTAGAACTGCCGCATTTTAACATTCTTGCCGGAAAGTTTGGGATGCACTTTAACAGCGATTTGCAACTTCACGTTACCGATGACGCCCATTTTAGTGATGGTGCAATAGATATTGTAAACAATCCTGTATTTAAAACATCTAAAAGAGTATTTTTAAAAGATGTGTGTAGCATCAGCACTCCAGCTAATGCAGAGGTAATTTTAAAATCTGCAAAGACAGGTGCTACTATTGCGGCCACGGTTAAATATGGAAAAGGAACTGTGTTTGCTGTTGGTGATCCCTGGTTGTACAATGAATATGTGAACGGCAGACTTCCGGCTGAATATGAAAATGATAAGGCTGCATCTGATCTTGCCATTTGGTTGCTCCAGCAAACAAAAAATAAGTAA
- a CDS encoding GH3 auxin-responsive promoter family protein, with protein sequence MAIVNSIFTWYMKKRVHQIELFMKYPLDVQEEWFHTLISSAENTEWGKKYDYKSIENEQQFKERVPIQNYDTLKPYIERMLKGEQNILWPSDIKWFAKSSGTTSDRSKFIPVSEESLQECHFKGGKDLLSIFCNNRPNNQILTGKGLVLGGSHQINQLNEDSFYGDLSAVLIKNLPMWAEYYRTPAISIALMDNYEEKMEKMAEATIKENVTNISGVPTWTIVLAKKVLEMTGKSNLLEVWPNLELYFHGAVNFKPYIEQFKELIPSDDMYYLETYNASEGFFGIQDQISSDEMLLMLDYGIYYEFLPLEDIGQENPKTLSLDQVQLFKNYAIIISTNGGLWRYMIGDTIQFSSLFPFRFRITGRTKHFINAFGEEVIIDNAEQAITKACKATCAVVKDYTACPIYFKGQEVGGHEWIIEFDQQPTDFETFIDVLDDTLRAVNSDYDAKRFKDMALRRPKVHNAAHDTFYNWLKSKGKLGGQHKVPRLANERKYVEEILLQMQQ encoded by the coding sequence ATGGCAATTGTAAATTCGATATTTACCTGGTACATGAAAAAGCGCGTTCATCAGATCGAGCTGTTCATGAAGTACCCCCTGGATGTACAGGAAGAATGGTTTCATACCCTCATTTCCAGTGCTGAAAATACCGAATGGGGTAAGAAATATGATTATAAATCTATAGAGAATGAGCAGCAGTTTAAAGAACGGGTGCCCATTCAAAACTACGACACCTTAAAACCTTACATAGAACGGATGTTAAAAGGAGAACAAAACATTCTCTGGCCATCCGACATCAAATGGTTTGCAAAGTCTTCGGGCACCACCAGTGACCGCAGCAAGTTCATCCCTGTTTCTGAAGAGTCCTTGCAGGAATGCCATTTTAAAGGTGGCAAAGATCTGCTCTCTATCTTCTGCAACAACAGGCCCAACAATCAGATTTTAACTGGAAAAGGCCTGGTATTAGGCGGCAGCCATCAGATCAACCAGCTCAATGAAGACTCCTTTTATGGCGACTTATCGGCTGTGCTGATCAAAAACCTACCCATGTGGGCAGAGTATTACAGAACGCCGGCAATTTCCATTGCGCTAATGGATAATTACGAGGAAAAGATGGAAAAAATGGCCGAGGCAACCATCAAAGAAAATGTAACTAATATTTCTGGCGTACCTACCTGGACCATTGTACTGGCCAAAAAAGTACTGGAAATGACGGGCAAGAGCAATTTGCTTGAGGTTTGGCCTAATCTTGAACTTTACTTTCATGGTGCAGTAAATTTTAAGCCATATATAGAGCAGTTTAAGGAACTGATTCCAAGTGATGACATGTATTATCTGGAAACCTATAATGCTTCGGAAGGCTTTTTTGGAATTCAGGATCAAATCAGTTCGGATGAAATGTTACTGATGCTCGACTATGGCATCTACTATGAATTTCTCCCGCTGGAAGACATTGGTCAGGAAAACCCTAAGACACTGTCGCTTGATCAGGTACAGCTTTTTAAAAATTATGCCATCATCATTTCCACCAACGGCGGTTTGTGGAGGTACATGATTGGAGATACCATTCAATTCAGTTCCCTCTTCCCTTTCCGCTTTCGCATTACAGGAAGGACAAAGCATTTTATCAATGCATTTGGTGAAGAAGTTATTATAGACAATGCTGAGCAGGCCATCACCAAGGCATGCAAGGCAACCTGTGCTGTGGTTAAAGATTACACGGCTTGCCCCATTTATTTTAAAGGACAAGAAGTTGGAGGCCACGAATGGATCATTGAATTTGACCAGCAGCCTACAGATTTTGAGACTTTTATAGATGTGCTTGACGATACTTTAAGAGCAGTAAATTCTGATTATGATGCAAAACGCTTCAAAGACATGGCCCTTCGAAGGCCGAAAGTTCACAATGCAGCCCACGATACGTTTTACAACTGGTTAAAATCTAAAGGTAAACTTGGTGGCCAGCATAAAGTACCAAGACTGGCAAACGAAAGAAAATATGTAGAAGAGATACTGCTGCAAATGCAGCAGTAA
- the lptB gene encoding LPS export ABC transporter ATP-binding protein produces the protein MILRAENLIKKYKQRTVVNNVSFNVSQGEIVGLLGPNGAGKTTSFYMIVGLIKPNEGTIFLDDTDITSDPMYRRAQKGIGYLAQEASVFRKLSVEDNILAILEMTDMGKEERLHNLEELINEFSLHKVRKNRGDLLSGGERRRTEIARALAASPNFILLDEPFAGVDPIAVEEIQSIVYKLKKKNIGILITDHNVQETLSITDRAYLLFEGKILESGTPEILAANEMVRKVYLGSNFVLRKKNL, from the coding sequence ATGATACTAAGAGCAGAGAATCTAATCAAGAAATATAAACAAAGAACAGTTGTTAACAACGTATCCTTCAATGTAAGTCAGGGAGAAATTGTTGGTTTACTTGGGCCTAACGGCGCCGGTAAAACCACTTCATTTTACATGATTGTGGGTTTAATAAAACCCAATGAAGGCACTATCTTTTTAGATGATACCGATATTACCAGCGATCCAATGTACCGCAGGGCACAAAAAGGTATCGGTTATCTGGCTCAGGAGGCCTCTGTATTCAGGAAACTCTCTGTTGAAGACAACATCCTTGCTATTCTGGAGATGACCGATATGGGAAAAGAAGAGCGCCTGCACAACCTTGAAGAACTCATCAATGAATTCAGCCTTCATAAAGTGCGAAAAAACAGGGGCGATTTACTTTCCGGAGGAGAACGAAGACGTACTGAAATTGCAAGGGCATTAGCCGCAAGCCCAAACTTCATCCTGCTGGATGAGCCATTTGCCGGTGTAGACCCTATTGCAGTAGAAGAAATTCAGTCCATCGTGTACAAGCTTAAAAAGAAAAATATAGGCATACTTATTACAGACCATAATGTGCAGGAAACCTTGTCTATTACAGACCGTGCCTATCTCCTCTTTGAAGGTAAAATATTAGAATCAGGCACCCCAGAAATATTGGCCGCCAATGAAATGGTGCGGAAAGTATATTTAGGTTCAAACTTCGTTTTACGTAAAAAAAACCTGTAA
- the recJ gene encoding single-stranded-DNA-specific exonuclease RecJ, which translates to MEKRWVQALPGVKETTDLLAQQLNIDSSLANILVQRGITSFDEAKDFFRPQLAALHDPFLMKDMDKAITRIDEALEKGEKIMVYGDYDVDGTTSVALTYSFLSQFTTQIEYYIPDRHKEGYGISTAGIDYAKAQHISLIIALDCGIKSTDKIDYANSLGLDFIICDHHLPGDELPAAAAVLDPKRSDCSYPFKELAGCGIGFKLAQAYCISHQLPPHLYEQYLDLVMVSIAADIVPVVDENRILAYYGLIKLNTNPCTGLKALLDSCHKTKDYTLTDVVFTLAPRINAAGRMDHANQAVKMLLCNTDDLAKEQSLFINLQNTDRKLSDQTITAEAFALIDECEVLINKKTTVVYNEKWNKGVIGIVASRLTEKYYRPTIVLTASNGTVTGSARSVAGYDLYEALVGCADLLIQFGGHKFAAGLTLKPENITAFSDRFEEIVSATITENLLCPEINIDTALEFSQIDGKFQRILAQMAPFGPSNPAPVFVTHNVTIVGRAYIVGIKHLKLNIKQQNSTIFEAIGFGLAEFESLLQPNRPFSVCYTVEENVWKENRRLQLNIKAIRFDT; encoded by the coding sequence ATGGAGAAAAGATGGGTGCAGGCGCTGCCAGGTGTTAAAGAAACTACAGATCTGCTTGCACAACAATTAAATATAGACAGCAGCCTGGCAAATATTTTGGTACAAAGGGGCATTACCTCTTTTGATGAAGCCAAAGATTTCTTCAGGCCACAGCTAGCAGCATTGCATGACCCTTTCCTGATGAAGGATATGGACAAAGCAATTACCCGCATAGATGAAGCGCTTGAAAAAGGCGAAAAAATAATGGTTTATGGCGATTATGATGTAGATGGAACAACCTCCGTTGCACTTACCTATAGCTTTTTAAGCCAATTTACCACACAGATTGAATATTACATTCCCGACAGGCACAAAGAAGGTTACGGAATATCTACCGCAGGGATCGATTATGCAAAGGCACAGCACATTAGTCTTATCATCGCTTTAGACTGCGGGATAAAATCAACCGACAAGATAGATTATGCCAATAGCCTTGGCCTGGATTTCATTATCTGCGATCACCATCTACCGGGAGATGAGCTACCGGCAGCAGCGGCAGTACTGGACCCAAAGCGAAGTGATTGCTCCTACCCATTCAAAGAACTTGCGGGTTGCGGCATTGGATTTAAACTAGCACAGGCGTATTGTATCAGCCATCAGCTTCCGCCTCATCTTTACGAACAATACCTTGATTTGGTAATGGTAAGCATTGCGGCAGATATTGTCCCGGTAGTTGATGAGAACCGCATTCTGGCTTATTATGGCCTGATTAAGTTAAATACCAATCCATGTACCGGCTTAAAAGCTTTGTTAGACAGCTGCCATAAAACCAAAGACTACACCCTTACAGATGTGGTGTTTACCCTTGCACCCCGCATTAATGCTGCCGGCAGAATGGACCACGCCAACCAGGCTGTAAAAATGTTACTCTGCAATACAGATGACCTGGCTAAAGAACAAAGTCTGTTTATTAACCTGCAGAATACCGACAGGAAGTTATCTGATCAAACCATTACCGCTGAGGCCTTTGCCCTCATTGATGAATGCGAGGTACTCATCAATAAGAAAACTACCGTAGTTTATAATGAGAAATGGAACAAAGGAGTTATTGGAATTGTAGCTTCCAGGCTCACAGAAAAATACTACAGGCCCACAATTGTGCTAACCGCATCTAACGGCACCGTTACAGGCTCTGCCAGATCGGTAGCTGGTTATGACCTCTACGAAGCCCTGGTAGGATGTGCCGACCTCCTTATTCAGTTTGGAGGGCATAAATTTGCCGCCGGACTTACACTTAAGCCAGAAAATATTACCGCCTTTTCTGATCGTTTTGAAGAGATTGTGTCTGCCACCATTACTGAAAATTTACTTTGTCCGGAAATTAATATTGATACGGCGCTAGAGTTTTCGCAGATAGACGGGAAATTTCAGCGCATATTGGCTCAAATGGCTCCCTTCGGTCCCTCCAATCCGGCGCCTGTATTTGTAACCCACAATGTAACAATAGTAGGAAGAGCATATATTGTTGGGATTAAACATTTAAAATTGAACATAAAACAACAAAATTCAACTATTTTTGAAGCCATTGGTTTCGGACTTGCTGAATTTGAAAGCCTTTTACAACCAAACCGGCCTTTTTCTGTTTGTTATACAGTAGAAGAAAATGTTTGGAAAGAAAATAGGCGTTTGCAACTGAACATCAAAGCAATACGGTTTGATACATAA
- a CDS encoding MBL fold metallo-hydrolase has translation MQVFTLYEGSYSVAADKKFIPFDPQKDNPKDRPASLFISVQPFLVKLGNQLLLLDTGLGYSNDKGELILHQNIKKAGFNPDDVDYVLMSHLHYDHSGGMVHKVDNLMSLSFPNATYVIQRGEWESAFTNTSSSYRTEIFDFLQRNAQLAFVEDTGDFTPQIRHELTGAHTPYHQAWLLDDGQDKVFFGGDVLPEPGELLRKFIAKYDYDGRKAMELREAYGKQAAIENWNCLFYHGKDKTTGHITYNDGVFAVI, from the coding sequence TTGCAAGTTTTCACTTTATACGAAGGTTCTTATTCTGTAGCTGCTGACAAAAAGTTTATCCCATTTGATCCACAGAAAGACAACCCCAAAGATAGGCCCGCATCTTTATTTATTAGCGTACAGCCATTTCTGGTAAAATTAGGGAATCAGTTGCTGCTCCTGGATACCGGACTGGGTTACAGTAACGATAAAGGTGAACTGATCCTGCACCAGAACATCAAAAAAGCCGGATTTAATCCCGATGATGTAGATTATGTATTGATGTCTCATTTGCATTATGACCATTCAGGTGGTATGGTGCATAAAGTAGATAATTTAATGTCGCTGAGTTTTCCGAATGCTACCTATGTAATCCAGCGTGGAGAATGGGAGAGTGCTTTTACCAATACCTCTTCCTCTTATCGTACGGAGATTTTTGATTTTCTGCAACGTAATGCCCAGTTGGCATTTGTTGAGGATACCGGTGATTTTACGCCGCAAATACGCCATGAGCTAACGGGTGCACATACACCTTATCATCAGGCCTGGTTGCTGGATGATGGACAAGATAAAGTGTTTTTTGGTGGAGATGTTTTGCCAGAGCCGGGAGAGCTGCTGCGTAAATTTATTGCCAAGTATGACTACGATGGCCGCAAAGCGATGGAGCTTCGTGAAGCCTATGGGAAGCAAGCCGCAATAGAAAACTGGAACTGTTTGTTTTACCATGGTAAGGATAAAACAACCGGACACATTACTTATAATGATGGTGTTTTTGCCGTGATTTAG
- a CDS encoding response regulator — MMDSKINLLVIDDDDINIFIIKKIVEKTGYNVEMTAKSNGQLAIDHLNNAIKTNATLPQLILVDINMPVLNGWEFIEAFETIACPVKPDIYMLSSSVYENDIEKAKSYKDVNGFISKPLSIDRLIELLKALKV; from the coding sequence ATGATGGATTCTAAGATTAATTTACTTGTTATCGACGACGATGACATCAATATATTCATCATAAAGAAAATTGTAGAAAAAACAGGCTACAATGTGGAGATGACTGCAAAAAGCAACGGTCAACTTGCTATTGACCATTTAAATAACGCTATAAAAACTAATGCAACGCTCCCGCAACTGATATTGGTAGATATTAATATGCCAGTATTAAATGGATGGGAATTTATTGAGGCATTTGAAACCATAGCATGCCCTGTTAAACCCGATATTTACATGCTTTCATCTTCGGTTTATGAAAATGATATCGAAAAGGCAAAGTCTTACAAAGATGTAAACGGCTTTATTTCAAAACCACTCTCCATAGATAGACTTATAGAATTGTTAAAAGCCCTGAAAGTCTAA
- the gcvP gene encoding aminomethyl-transferring glycine dehydrogenase yields MSLNIHYQEDFKDRHIAPNADDTAAMLNTLGLSSVDELIEQTVPQKIRLKQPLNLPVAKSEKEYLISLKQTASLNKVFKSYIGQGYYDTLTPGVILRNVFENPGWYTQYTPYQAEIAQGRLQALLNFQTMVIDLTGMEIANASLLDEGTAAAEAMFMQFSLRKNQAARKFFVSELLFAQTIDILKTRANPFGIELVIGDHQSQILNEEFFGAIIQYPAGNGEVFDYTAFAQNAHELNVKVTVVADILSLTLLTPPGEWGADVVVGTTQRFGVPMGFGGPHAAYFATKEEYKRAIPGRIIGVTIDSDNNYALRMALQTREQHIRRDKATSNICTAQALLAIMAGFYAVYHGPKGLKAIAERTHGLTVSLAKSLELAGYTQLNNAYFDTIRLDLGNLKDSIQRECVDNELNLNYNGSMVSISLDETTSVEDIKLITKIFSKVKGIAADSAELITDNIETVIPQTLQRTSDYLGHPIFNSHHSEHEMLRYIKALEAKDLSLCHSMIALGSCTMKLNATTEMIPVTWPEFGKIHPFAPADQVAGYYTVFNEIDKWLSEITGFAAMSLQPNAGAQGEYAGLMVIRAYHQDRGDHHRNIALIPSSAHGTNPASAAMAGMKVVVVKSLENGNIDVDDLKAKAEEHAANLSCLMVTYPSTHGVFEESIIDICNIIHENGGQVYMDGANMNAQVGLTSPANIGADVCHLNLHKTFCIPHGGGGPGMGPIGVAKHLVPYLPGHAVVDIDNGKSIHAVSSAPWGSASILIISHAYIAMMGAEGLTNATKYAILNANYMKARLEEHFPVLYSGSQGRCAHEMILDCRGFKNFGIEVVDIAKRLMDYGFHAPTVSFPVAGTLMVEPTESEPKHELDRFCDALIAIRKEITAVENGDLDKADNPLKNAPHTAAVVTGDDWNHSYSRQVAAFPLPYVAAHKFWPSVGRVNDSFGDRSLICACPPIESYMEEAVSL; encoded by the coding sequence ATGAGCTTAAATATTCATTACCAGGAAGATTTTAAAGATCGCCACATCGCTCCAAATGCAGATGATACTGCAGCAATGTTAAATACATTAGGACTAAGTTCTGTAGATGAACTGATCGAACAAACAGTTCCGCAAAAGATCAGGTTAAAGCAGCCTTTAAACCTACCTGTAGCAAAGTCTGAAAAAGAATACCTGATCAGCTTAAAACAGACTGCTTCTTTAAATAAAGTCTTCAAATCTTACATTGGCCAGGGATACTACGATACCCTTACCCCTGGTGTAATTTTACGTAATGTATTTGAAAACCCGGGATGGTATACCCAATATACGCCGTATCAGGCAGAGATTGCACAAGGTCGTCTTCAGGCCTTGTTAAATTTCCAAACCATGGTCATTGACCTTACAGGAATGGAAATTGCCAACGCATCTTTACTTGATGAAGGTACAGCTGCTGCAGAAGCGATGTTTATGCAGTTCAGCTTGCGCAAAAATCAGGCAGCCCGTAAATTCTTTGTATCGGAACTGCTTTTTGCACAAACCATTGATATTTTAAAAACCAGAGCAAATCCTTTTGGAATTGAGCTTGTAATTGGCGATCACCAAAGCCAAATCTTAAATGAGGAGTTTTTTGGTGCTATTATTCAATATCCAGCCGGAAACGGTGAGGTATTTGATTATACTGCTTTTGCACAAAACGCACATGAGCTAAATGTTAAAGTAACAGTTGTTGCTGATATTTTAAGCTTAACCCTGCTCACTCCTCCGGGAGAGTGGGGTGCAGATGTTGTGGTAGGTACTACCCAACGTTTTGGCGTACCTATGGGTTTTGGTGGCCCTCATGCTGCTTATTTTGCGACCAAAGAAGAATACAAACGTGCTATTCCAGGACGTATCATCGGTGTAACGATTGACAGCGACAACAACTATGCGCTGCGTATGGCATTACAAACCAGAGAGCAACACATCCGCAGGGATAAGGCAACCTCTAACATTTGTACTGCACAAGCTTTGCTGGCTATTATGGCTGGTTTTTACGCTGTATATCATGGTCCTAAAGGCTTAAAAGCAATTGCAGAACGTACGCATGGATTAACAGTTTCTTTGGCTAAATCATTGGAACTGGCTGGCTACACACAATTGAATAACGCTTACTTTGACACCATCCGTTTAGACCTTGGAAACCTCAAAGATTCTATCCAACGTGAATGTGTGGACAATGAGCTTAATTTAAACTACAACGGCAGTATGGTAAGCATCTCTTTAGATGAAACCACCTCTGTTGAAGACATAAAATTAATCACTAAAATCTTTTCTAAAGTTAAAGGCATTGCTGCTGATAGTGCAGAGCTGATTACCGACAATATTGAGACTGTAATTCCGCAAACTTTACAGCGTACATCTGACTATTTAGGCCATCCAATATTTAACTCGCACCATTCTGAACATGAAATGTTGCGTTACATTAAAGCACTGGAAGCAAAAGACCTTTCTTTGTGCCATTCTATGATTGCATTGGGTTCATGTACCATGAAACTGAATGCAACTACAGAAATGATCCCTGTAACCTGGCCAGAGTTTGGAAAGATCCACCCATTTGCACCAGCAGATCAGGTAGCTGGTTACTACACTGTATTTAATGAAATTGACAAATGGCTGAGTGAAATTACTGGTTTTGCGGCCATGAGCTTACAGCCAAACGCTGGTGCTCAAGGTGAGTATGCCGGTTTAATGGTAATTAGAGCTTACCATCAGGATCGTGGTGATCACCACCGTAATATCGCTTTAATTCCTTCTTCTGCACACGGAACAAATCCTGCTTCGGCAGCAATGGCCGGTATGAAAGTAGTGGTGGTTAAATCTTTAGAAAACGGAAATATTGATGTAGACGACTTAAAAGCGAAAGCGGAAGAGCATGCTGCAAATCTTTCTTGTTTAATGGTTACTTATCCATCTACACATGGTGTATTTGAAGAAAGCATCATTGATATCTGTAACATCATTCATGAAAATGGTGGACAGGTTTATATGGATGGTGCCAATATGAATGCACAAGTTGGATTAACCAGTCCTGCTAATATTGGAGCTGATGTTTGCCATTTAAACTTACACAAAACATTCTGTATCCCGCACGGTGGTGGCGGACCAGGCATGGGCCCTATTGGTGTGGCAAAACACCTGGTACCTTACCTTCCAGGTCATGCTGTGGTAGATATCGACAATGGAAAATCTATACACGCCGTATCTTCTGCTCCATGGGGATCTGCATCTATATTGATCATCTCTCATGCTTACATTGCCATGATGGGTGCCGAGGGATTAACCAATGCTACAAAATATGCTATCCTGAATGCAAACTACATGAAAGCACGCCTGGAAGAACATTTCCCGGTATTGTATTCTGGTAGTCAGGGAAGATGTGCACACGAAATGATCTTAGACTGCCGGGGCTTTAAAAACTTTGGAATTGAAGTGGTGGACATTGCTAAACGTTTAATGGATTACGGTTTCCATGCGCCTACTGTGTCCTTCCCGGTTGCAGGTACATTAATGGTAGAACCTACGGAAAGCGAGCCTAAACATGAGCTTGACCGTTTTTGTGATGCTTTAATTGCAATCAGAAAAGAAATCACCGCTGTAGAAAACGGAGATTTAGATAAGGCTGATAATCCACTGAAAAATGCGCCTCATACCGCAGCCGTGGTAACTGGTGATGATTGGAACCATAGCTACAGCAGACAAGTTGCAGCGTTTCCATTGCCATATGTAGCAGCGCATAAATTCTGGCCATCAGTTGGTCGTGTAAATGATTCCTTCGGAGACCGCTCGCTGATTTGCGCATGTCCTCCTATAGAAAGTTATATGGAAGAAGCAGTATCGCTATAA